One stretch of Pyrenophora tritici-repentis strain M4 chromosome 4, whole genome shotgun sequence DNA includes these proteins:
- a CDS encoding DUF3384 multi-domain protein encodes MSPPSDHVPHTPDRRSSTQAIFTAFRSLTGGRLKSPTPPPSVSSATSTPARTPSLSTLRAGSTPSPHSADATLQRISQVTGQHRMARPVTGGPPELDDLSVQLERSRPFPERAAAVDKICVILDEYPVQNVLALWSVASDLLLPEQPDEVAEVGYKLLISCASLSNLASIERTVFFDAACLRKNDRFFDKRLQVVTTLTNHGRDIESCESGMVSFILTSLDMCFPASRDALNKAKGNSKRSLSSLPPEVANMFFAFQYTIDICKFNAKVFTNDDLDLLLRRTVAICKATSYRPDLESGIKLFDTIITYVHVPTKSLRHCLEVLCEIHMRIAEVRSQAWNTLSNLFKSHVGQAALSELLHILLDPPSREIREDPKAGKRLATMYIGTTMVLRLLLIDDGRNELPKVPMSLLFPALKASIRVPSSAQEKTVIELLDTILSQESLRDLLLAESDLGDMLEIIRLCAERDDDRARPKRTKSTDSSNTVEKNTISRQSSPHEDSSTNNRRVEQDDIAPHADYPLLYQEPHRRDPTNGIFRILVKLDHLSDALDFVQREATMELFLHLSHSVSDATAERAIDYFAKERYLNPSNSDWLDLCRRLVAGIFNDTTRPRSLRIRVVQVLRETYVAVELLCASEVVLQCEELLLTPIESEDDIEVLQELLDFATDVADQAKAARFSDIILVLKRRLDRQQSINTSALPPWQSPSLHTRDDGHFPCNVIAIAFVRLFTRSVTHSARKTRILYEALRDVAGSDKYPHDARLTALKLLFRLRADARHALIVSSSSEGQRIAAELCRTVETAVAPERNEENVMFDQVRFEDASSWRDNRKTSGSSPHSSLNRHTGRSTASLGRVSKPIPPLWMYPGPKGLPEEPSSESSRVVFSHIDAAKYPLSDDVLDMEITLWLELIISLLQRPPDWEIYSYVLVHLGPQLSNQALVRSCVVQLRMLRNVLCEQVRNASFHEPPPHTLLKKADVAVCLFHTLTVIISYHEYFEKSEEDDLVKAFLQGIVQWDRTSKWCIHALSVCCFEIPLSVSKSLDTIVQKMSQIITKPATAIHILEFLTSMARLPELFKNFREDEFKLVFGVCFRYLQHIRDQQDRSAHGNMLQNGHRTLRHSGPSRDFTASSDPRAAKIASVEDDQSEYLNSLAYHVITFWFMALKMEDRPKQIPWITRNLYHTDSSGKQVMEEQGQVILDIMNMVAYTDRDETTRDEVFAKPGDGEVWKKTWIVGNALVTIETAARTGASLITTRRPCGTRFIKVRPLLTSPPRHQMPITIGLASEAFYSDTYVGILPDDIFQSFYAPLGLSNPPIPLPEDEPTRRAIATFDRIATVDNYKVGVIYIGEGQTNEREIFMNDMGSPAYTSFISDLGTLCRLKGAKFNTGGLDTREDMDGEFTYCWRDRCMELVFHIPTMMPTNREDDMTYANKKRHIGNDFVNIIFNDSGLPYNFDTFPSQFNYVHIVITPESRASFVDRRLDTDPTGRNRYYKVQAISKPGFPDISPAVETKIICGKYLADYCRLIAINAVVFSSVWFIRAGGESSSSWRNRLREIKRLRERYGANDAQPSHPPPASPAGSQGLSSPPSREQNLVSPFQRMSIATHITDGTSRSSISSSSHDV; translated from the exons ATGTCTCCGCCGTCTGACCATGTCCCCCACACGCCCGACCGCCGCTCCTCCACCCAGGCAATCTTCACAGCCTTTCGCTCCCTGACGGGCGGGCGTCTGAAGAGCCCCACGCCGCCGCCCTCTGTTTCCTCTGCCACGTCTACGCCTGCGCGCACCCCGTCGCTGAGTACGCTGCGTGCTGGCTCTACCCCGAGCCCGCACTCAGCCGACGCTACCCTCCAGCGCATCAGCCAGGTCACAGGCCAGCATCGCATGGCAAGGCCAGTGACGGGTGGCCCGCCAGAACTAGACGACCTCAGCGTCCAGCTTGAGCGCAGCCGGCCGTTTCCAGAGCGCGCGGCAGCCGTGGATAAGATATGTGTCATTCTCGACGAATATCCCGTGCAGAATGTGCTGGCGCTGTGGTCAGTAGCGAGCGACCTGCTCCTTCCCGAGCAGCCAGACGAGGTGGCCGAGGTGGGGTACAAGCTCCTCATAAGTTGTGCGTCACTGTCGAACCTGGCCAGCATCGAGCGCACCGTCTTCTTCGATGCTGCGTGTTTGCGCAAGAACGACCGCTTCTTCGACAAGAGACTGCAGGTCGTCACTACCCTCACCAACCATGGGCGGGACATTGAGTCGTGCGAGTCGGGCATGGTATCCTTTATACTGACCTCCTTGGACATGTGCTTCCCCGCGAGTCGAGATGCCTTGAACAAGGCCAAAGGAAACAGCAAGAGGAGCCTTTCCTCTCTTCCCCCTGAGGTCGCCAACATGTTTTTCGCCTTCCAATATACCATCGATATCTGCAAATTCAACGCAAAAGTCTTCACAAATGACGATTTGGACCTCTTGCTGAGGCGCACAGTTGCCATTTGCAAGGCGACAAGTTACAGGCCTGATTTGGAAAGTGGCATAAAGCTCTTCGACACCATCATCACCTATGTCCATGTGCCCACAAAGTCCCTTCGCCACTGCCTCGAAGTTTTGTGCGAGATCCACATGCGCATCGCTGAAGTTCGGAGCCAGGCGTGGAATACTCTGAGCAACCTTTTCAAGTCTCATGTTGGTCAGGCCGCCCTATCTGAACTGTTGCATATTCTCCTGGATCCCCCTAGCCGAGAGATTCGAGAGGACCCAAAGGCTGGGAAAAGGCTTGCCACCATGTACATAGGTACGACCATGGTGCTCCGCCTTCTCCTAATAGATGATGGCCGCAACGAGCTGCCCAAGGTCCCCATGTCCCTGCTCTTTCCCGCACTCAAGGCGTCCATCAGGGTGCCCAGTAGTGCACAAGAGAAGACAGTCATCGAGCTATTGGACACAATCTTGTCCCAAGAAAGTCTGAGGGACCTCCTTCTTGCTGAGAGTGACTTGGGAGACATGCTGGAAATCATCCGCCTTTGTGCTGAGCGTGATGACGACCGTGCCCGCCCCAAGAGGACCAAATCCACAGACAGTTCCAACACCGTGGAGAAGAATACTATTTCAAGGCAGTCGTCCCCTCATGAAGACAGCTCGACGAACAATCGTCGTGTTGAACAAGATGACATTGCGCCACACGCCGATTATCCCCTGTTGTACCAAGAGCCTCATCGACGTGATCCGACGAATGGCATATTCCGGATACTAGTCAAATTAGACCACCTAAGCGACGCTCTCGATTTCGTTCAACGAGAGGCTACCATGGAACTCTTCCTCCATCTCTCACATAGCGTGAGCGATGCAACCGCAGAAAGGGCCATAGATTACTTTGCAAAGGAACGCTATCTCAACCCGTCGAACAGCGATTGGCTGGACCTTTGCCGTCGTCTAGTTGCTGGTATATTCAACGACACTACAAGACCGCGCTCGCTCCGAATTCGGGTCGTCCAAGTATTGCGGGAAACGTACGTTGCCGTAGAGTTACTGTGCGCGAGCGAAGTCGTCTTGCAATGCGAAGAACTTCTTCTCACACCCATTGAGTCTGAAGACGATATTGAAGTCCTACAAGAGCTTTTAGACTTTGCAACGGATGTTGCTGATCAAGCAAAAGCCGCTAGGTTTTCAGATATCATTCTCGTCTTGAAACGCCGCCTAGACCGGCAGCAGTCTATAAACACATCTGCGTTACCTCCATGGCAATCTCCCTCATTACATACCAGGGATGATGGTCATTTTCCATGTAACGTAATCGCCATTGCTTTTGTGCGGTTATTCACTCGAAGCGTTACGCATTCGGCGCGGAAGACACGCATTCTGTACGAAGCGTTGCGCGACGTTGCTGGAAGTGACAAGTACCCACATGATGCGCGGCTGACTGCCCTCAAGCTATTGTTCCGTTTGCGCGCCGACGCTCGCCATGCCCTCATTGTCAGTTCCTCCTCGGAAGGTCAGAGGATTGCTGCAGAGCTTTGTCGCACAGTGGAGACAGCAGTTGCACCCGAGAGAAATGAGGAGAACGTAATGTTCGATCAGGTGAGGTTTGAAGATGCATCCTCGTGGCGCGATAATCGTAAAACCTCTGGTTCCAGCCCTCATTCTTCTCTTAACCGGCACACAGGTCGCTCCACTGCTTCATTGGGTCGCGTGTCAAAGCCAATACCTCCACTATGGATGTACCCTGGTCCCAAAGGCCTGCCAGAAGAGCCCTCATCAGAATCTAGTCGGGTGGTATTCTCACATATTGATGCAGCCAAGTACCCCCTTAGTGATGATGTTTTGGACATGGAAATCACACTTTGGCTCGAGTTGATCATCTCTTTGCTCCAGAGACCACCTGATTGGGAGATTTACAGTTACGTGCTTGTTCATCTTGGTCCTCAGCTATCGAACCAAGCATTGGTTCGCAGTTGTGTTGTTCAGCTCCGAATGCTGAGAAACGTTCTATGTGAACAAGTGCGGAATGCGAGCTTCCACGAACCTCCGCCGCACACGCTTCTGAAGAAGGCAGATGTTGCCGTCTGCCTATTCCATACCTTGACTGTCATCATCAGTTACCACGAGTATTTTGAGAAGAGCGAGGAAGACGACCTCGTCAAAGCATTCCTACAAGGTATTGTGCAATGGGATCGAACGTCAAAGTGGTGCATTCATGCGCTATCCGTTTGTTGTTTTGAAATCCCACTCTCGGTCAGCAAGTCGCTTGATACCATTGTCCAGAAGATGTCGCAGATCATCACGAAGCCAGCCACAGCGATACACATCTTGGAATTCCTGACCTCCATGGCACGCCTTCCAGAACTCTTCAAAAACTTCCGCGAAGATGAATTTAAGCTGGTATTTGGAGTGTGTTTCAGATATCTGCAACACATACGTGACCAGCAGGACCGATCCGCACACGGAAACATGCTACAGAACGGTCATCGAACCCTGCGACACAGTGGTCCATCTAGGGACTTTACAGCATCTTCAGACCCAAGAGCAGCAAAAATAGCAAGTGTCGAAGATGATCAGTCTGAGTATCTGAATTCTTTGGCCTACCACGTGATCACCTTCTGGTTTATGGCCCTGAAGATGGAAGACCGCCCAAAGCAGATACCATGGATCACTAGAAACCTGTATCATACCGACAGTTCTGGGAAACAAGTCATGGAAGAACAGGGACAGGTCATTCTGGACATTATGAACATGGTCGCGTATACAGATCGTGATGAGACAACACGCGACGAGGTCTTTGCTAAGCCCGGTGATGGCGAAGTTTGGAAAAAGACTTGGATCGTAGGCAACGCGCTCGTGACAATAGAGACGGCTGCAAGAACTGGCGCATCCCTTATAACCACTCGTCGACCA TGTGGCACCCGCTTTATTAAAGTACGACCCTTGCTTACGTCTCCACCGCGACACCAGATGCCCATCACCATTGGCCTCGCTTCGGAAGCGTTTTATTCCGATACATACGTTGGCATTCTACCAGACGACATCTTCCAGTCTTTCTATGCACCTCTTGGTCTGAGCAATCCACCTATACCCCTGCCTGAAGATGAGCCGACACGCCGTGCGATTGCTACATTCGACCGGATTGCAACAGTCGACAACTACAAAGTAGGCGTCATATACATTGGCGAAGGTCAGACCAATGAAAGGGAGATTTTCATGAATGATATGGGATCTCCAGCATATACTTCGTTTATCAGCGACCTTGGCACACTTTGCCGACTCAAGGGCGCCAAGTTCAACACTGGCGGCCTAGATACGCGCGAAGACATGGACGGCGAGTTCACATATTGTTGGCGCGATCGCTGCATGGAGCTCGTTTTCCACATTCCTACTATGATGCCAACGAACCGCGAAGACGACATGACGTATGCCAACAAAAAGCGCCATATCGGCAACGACTTTGTTAACATCATATTCAATGACTCTGGTCTACCTTACAATTTCGACACGTTTCCTTCACAATTCAACTATGTACATATTGTCATCACACCTGAGTCACGGGCCAGTTTTGTCGATCGTCGGCTAGACACAGATCCAACTGGTAGGAATCGCTACTACAAAGTCCAGGCCATCTCCAAGCCTGGATTTCCAGACATATCGCCAGCAGTCGAAACCAAGATCATCTGCGGAAAGTACCTTGCCGACTACTGCCGTCTTATCGCCATCAACGCAGTCGTCTTTTCCAGCGTATGGTTCATCCGCGCCGGAGGCGAATCCTCCTCCTCATGGCGCAACCGTCTCCGAGAGATCAAGCGTCTCCGAGAACGCTACGGCGCAAATGACGCTCAGCCAAGCCATCCACCCCCAGCATCACCAGCTGGGAGCCAAGGCCTGTCCAGTCCGCCCTCTCGGGAACAAAATCTCGTCTCGCCCTTCCAACGCATGAGTATTGCTACCCACATCACTGACGGCACGAGTCGGAGCTCCATTAGCAGCTCTTCACACGACGTATGA
- a CDS encoding Glyco-hydro-61 multi-domain protein, with amino-acid sequence MPSKIQAAALLGALAASVNAHGRLAAIKVAGEDFTSYDPSFQYQKPAPEVIEWSCPECLDNGFVSPDMYTDASQIACHKDATAGAKVAKVAAGGKIDISWTTWPESHVGPVIDYMAKVPDATAAKAGDLEFFKIAAAGFDGGKWAATKLIANNNTWSVTVPESIAPGQYVLRHEIIALHSAGDVNGAQNYPKCINLEVTGSGTATPKGTPANKLYTPTDPGIKVSVYGDNSKYQMPGPALFSGAGGAGSGAGSETPSGSNSSAPAATTSAAAVAVSSSAAASPTPVADSPSGGDAPAQTGSPSSGGALPKEFTIDTFISWLEEKAGGKSSQKVRRHPRAFRN; translated from the coding sequence ATGCCTTCCAAGATTCAAGCCGCTGCTCTCCTTGGCGCCCTCGCCGCTTCCGTCAACGCCCACGGTCGTCTTGCTGCCATCAAGGTTGCCGGTGAGGACTTCACCTCCTACGACCCTTCCTTCCAGTACCAGAAGCCTGCCCCGGAGGTCATTGAATGGTCCTGCCCCGAGTGCCTTGACAATGGTTTCGTGTCTCCTGACATGTACACCGACGCCAGCCAGATTGCCTGCCACAAGGACGCCACTGCCGGCGCAAAGGTAGCAAAGGTGGCTGCAGGAGGCAAGATCGACATTTCCTGGACCACCTGGCCCGAGTCCCACGTCGGACCCGTCATCGACTACATGGCCAAGGTGCCCGATGCGACTGCCGCAAAGGCCGGTGACCTCGAGTTCTTCAAGATCGCTGCTGCCGGTTTCGACGGCGGCAAGTGGGCTGCTACCAAGCTCattgccaacaacaacacctGGTCCGTCACTGTCCCCGAGAGCATCGCTCCCGGCCAGTACGTCCTCCGCCACGAAATCATCGCCCTTCACTCTGCTGGCGATGTCAACGGCGCGCAAAATTACCCCAAGTGCATCAACCTTGAGGTCACTGGCTCCGGTACCGCCACCCCCAAGGGCACCCCAGCCAACAAGCTCTACACTCCCACCGACCCCGGCATCAAGGTCAGCGTCTACGGTGACAACTCAAAGTACCAGATGCCCGGTCCCGCCCTTTTCTCCGGTGCGGGTGGTGCCGGCTCTGGCGCTGGCTCTGAGACTCCTTCCGGCTCAAACTCGTCGGCTCCTGCTGCTACCACCAGCGCCGCTGCCGTCGCCGTTTCTTCCAGCGCCGCCGCTTCTCCCACTCCTGTCGCTGACTCTCCTTCCGGCGGCGACGCACCTGCTCAGACTGGTAGCCCCAGCAGCGGCGGTGCGCTTCCCAAGGAGTTCACCATTGACACCTTCATCTCTTGGCTCGAGGAGAAGGCTGGCGGCAAGAGCAGCCAGAAGGTTCGCCGTCACCCCCGCGCTTTCCGCAACTAG